Proteins from a genomic interval of Tachyglossus aculeatus isolate mTacAcu1 chromosome 8, mTacAcu1.pri, whole genome shotgun sequence:
- the MRPL45 gene encoding 39S ribosomal protein L45, mitochondrial, translating to MAAPMRRSLYGFGGLLLGRWARQSPDVRPGPAAIVMPVRTKRRFTPPQKKAKFWTEEENRARARAAGVVIPNERPERPIVLNCTAGVFDPYIPPEGDARLTPLLQAGLKQRVERLKQRVASQMAIRKVKEHDPTFSVKTFAAKAQEIFTEAHNCLNTANHDRLHDLVTEHCFPKMAEETKLKTVRWRFVESLEPPRVVQVRCSDTVSAGNVYGQVTVRMHTRQALAIYDRFGRLMYGREDPPRDVLEYVVLEKQLRNPYGAWRLHDKIVPAWAPAPEAPIRTVLIPGPDDLNVATPSPPPAPETPGLPSPRDQSTPPGPGV from the exons TCCCCGGacgtccggcccggcccggccgccatCGTGATGCCGGTGAGGACCAAGAGGCGCTTCACCCCCCCGCAGAAGAAGGCCAAGTTCTGGACCGAAGAGGAGAACCGGGCCCGCGCCCGGGCCGCCGGCGTCGTCATCCCCAACGAGCGCCCCGAGAGACCCATTGTCCTGAACTGCACAG CCGGGGTCTTCGACCCCTACATCCCCCCCGAGGGCGACGCTCGCTTGACGCCCCTCCTCCAGGCCGGCCTGAAGCAGAGGGTGGAACGGCTGAAGCAACGCGTGGCCTCCCAGATGGC catCCGCAAGGTGAAGGAACACGACCCCACCTTCAGCGTCAAGACCTTCGCCGCCAAGGCCCAAGAGATCTTCACTGAAGCGCACAACTGCCTGAACAC ggcCAACCACGACAGGCTTCACGACCTGGTGACGGAGCACTGCTTCCCG AAAATGGCCGAGGAGACGAAGCTGAAGACGGTGCGCTGGCGCTTCGTGGAGTCCCTGGAGCCCCCCCGGGTGGTGCAGGTCCGCTGCTCGGACACGGTCAGCGCGGGGAACGTGTACGGACAGGTCACCGTCCGCATGCACACGCGCCAG GCCCTGGCCATCTACGACCGGTTCGGGCGCCTGATGTACGGGCGAGAGGACCCGCCGCGGGACGTGCTGGAGTACGtcgtgctggagaagcagctccGCAACCCGTACGGCGCCTGGAGGCTCCATGACAAGATCGTCCCCGCCTGGGCCCCCGCGCCCGAAGCCCCCATCAGG ACGGTCCTGATCCCCGGGCCCGACGACCTGAACGTGGCTACGCCATCGCCACCGCCCGCTCCCGAGACCCCGGGCCTGCCATCACCCCGGGACCAATCCACCCCCCCGGGACCCGGGGTATAG